The Chryseobacterium sp. LJ668 genome segment CTTTAATGTTGTTTTTATTCTCATATCGATAAGTTTTTTTGGACAGTCTAAAACTTTAAACAATAATAAGTTAGCAAGTAAAAAAAAATCACCTACGAAATCTGTTAAAGTAATTCCGCAGAATAATTCAATTGTCCTTAATGAAAATGTTCCTTTATTAATTCCTCAAAAAATAAATGAAAATTATGGATATATTAATCAGAATGGAAAATTTATCATTGCACCGGAGTATCATATTGCCATGTTTTTTGCTGAAGATTGCAACCTTTTAAACTCACCTAATGCGAAAGCAAAAAAGTTTGGAACAGGACAATTTGCTACAGTAGAAAAAAATAACATTTCGTATAGAATCAATAAGACAGGCAAAAAAGTGTATCAATATAAAGCTGCCGACTTGGGAAGATGTAATATAGAATTTAAAAAACAGCTTTTCCACGCTTATATTTTGAATG includes the following:
- a CDS encoding WG repeat-containing protein; translation: MKKVFNVVFILISISFFGQSKTLNNNKLASKKKSPTKSVKVIPQNNSIVLNENVPLLIPQKINENYGYINQNGKFIIAPEYHIAMFFAEDCNLLNSPNAKAKKFGTGQFATVEKNNISYRINKTGKKVYQYKAADLGRCNIEFKKQLFHAYILNGSYGIIEDSKFSDAKNPSHFRIYPKYEYLHILEGDDLSNPMIVASNKDKFGVIDVNNNIIIPFEYADIKRNYSWKLGKMFEVTKDDKNYYYIDTNNKSY